The proteins below are encoded in one region of Amycolatopsis magusensis:
- a CDS encoding ATP-binding protein produces the protein MFSRVAIVNRGEAAMRLIHAVRELAVETGRRIETVALYTDADRTATFVREADIGYCLGPASARPYLDLEVLGRALTETRADAAWVGWGFVAEDPAFAELCEKLGITFVGPSPEAMRRLGDKIGAKLIAEEVGVPVAPWSRGAVESLEAAIEAAGRIGYPLMLKATAGGGGRGIRVINSADELADAYERTSMEAERAFGSGVVFLERLVTGARHVEVQVIADGQGTAWALGVRDCSIQRRNQKVIEESASPVLSVEQTAELKAAAERLALAVDYRGAGTVEFLYHPGEKLFAFLEVNTRLQVEHPITEATTGVDLVKAQLHVAGGGKLEGEPPAELGHAIEARLNAEDPDRDFAPSPGRIVRLDLPAGPGIRVDTGVSENDTIPADFDSMIAKIIAYGRDRDEALGRLRRAMAQTTVIIEGGATNKSFVLDLLEQPEVLDASADTGWIDRVRGEGRLVTHKNSAVALAAAAIEAYEDEEEVARQRLLSSAHGGRPQVQLESGRPLELKLRGAGYKVQVSRVGPQRFRVGVSGGDGEPHAADVEIDRFDRFTGQITVSGQRFRLVSASHGPIHLVEVDGVAHRISRDEGGVVRSPAPALVVATPLEVGAEVEAGAPVLVLESMKMETVLRAPFRARLKECAVSVGSQVETGAPLLRLEPLGDDDAQADDATDSVAIDLPAEPAGVPAQDRVSRGLEDLRNLLLGFDADPVDGRRVLNGYLAARAELVTAGGRPLAGELDLLTVFADLSELSRNRPALDESSPDSRVHSPREYFHTYLQSLDVERAGVSATFQERLSTVLGHYGVGDLERTTELETAVFRVFLAQQRAGAGADIVATLLRQWLKEGPPGGTLRDDTGPALEHLIAATQLRYPAVSDLARGVVFTWFAQPLLRRNRAAVYTSVRKHLRHLDQHPDAPDRAERIAEMVASTEPLVRLLGQRIGRPGVDHAPLLEVLSRRYYGNRGLSNVRTEQAGGCTFVVAESQRAEGAAHVVTTAVDFPSLGAAVRALADKGDLVADLYLSWDGQPEDADEMAAELRKVIAAEDLPSRVRRVTTTVAGRSGAVMHHHFTFRPSSAGFTEERLIRGLHPRIAQRMQLERLSNFDLTRLPSPDEEAYLFQCVAPANPADERLVALAQVRDLTPLRDSEGRLYALPALEQVLATCLDAIRTVQSQRPARKRLGTNRILIYVWPPSELTMAEVDIIAQRVLPTTAGAGLEEVLFVGRRRDPETGKLTEAAFRIGFDAGHGARMTVGVPETEPIEPMDSYRQKVLRASSRGTVYPYELTGLLTGDGGSFTEYDLEDGKLVPVDRPRGGNTAAIVAGVVTTPTRRHPEGMTRVVLLGDPTKSLGALSEPECARVIAALDLAEELRVPLEWYALSSGARISMGSGTENMDWVAAALKRIVHFTQDGGEINIVVVGINVGAQPYWNAEATMLMHTKGILVMTPDSAMVLTGKQALDFSGGVSAEDNFGIGGYDRVMGPNGQAQYWAPNLAAARDLLMSYYDHTYVLPGESGPRPIGTTDPHDRDVTGYPHQAEGSDFTTVGEIFSPATNPDRKKSFDIRTVMRAVSDQDHPVLERWAGMADAETAAVQDVHLGGRPVCLLGIESRSVPRRGFPPTDGPDTYTAGTLFPRSSKKAARAINAASGNRPLVVLANLSGFDGSPESMRKLQLEYGAEIGRAIVNFDGPIVFCVISRYHGGAFVVFSKALNPNMTVLAVEGSFASVIGGAPAAAVVFAGDVNARTANDPRVAELETRVAEATGAERAALTTRLAEVRSSVRTEKLSEVATEFDRVHSVQRAVEVGSVDAIISAAELRPKIIEAIERA, from the coding sequence GTGTTCAGTCGTGTCGCCATCGTCAACCGTGGAGAGGCCGCGATGCGGCTCATCCACGCCGTCCGCGAACTCGCCGTGGAAACCGGCAGGCGGATCGAGACCGTCGCCCTGTACACGGACGCGGATCGCACGGCCACCTTCGTGCGGGAGGCGGACATCGGCTACTGCCTCGGCCCGGCTTCGGCGCGCCCGTACCTCGACCTCGAAGTGCTGGGGCGGGCGCTGACCGAGACCCGCGCGGACGCCGCCTGGGTCGGCTGGGGCTTCGTCGCCGAGGACCCGGCGTTCGCGGAGCTGTGCGAGAAGCTCGGCATCACCTTCGTCGGCCCGAGCCCGGAGGCCATGCGCCGCCTCGGCGACAAGATCGGCGCGAAGCTGATCGCCGAAGAGGTCGGGGTGCCGGTCGCGCCGTGGAGCCGCGGCGCGGTGGAGAGCCTGGAGGCCGCGATCGAGGCCGCGGGCCGGATCGGCTACCCGCTGATGCTCAAGGCCACCGCCGGGGGCGGCGGCCGCGGCATCCGCGTGATCAACTCGGCCGACGAGCTGGCCGACGCCTACGAGCGCACCAGCATGGAGGCCGAGCGCGCCTTCGGCAGCGGCGTGGTCTTCCTGGAGCGCCTGGTCACCGGCGCCCGCCACGTCGAGGTGCAGGTCATCGCCGACGGCCAGGGCACCGCGTGGGCGCTGGGCGTGCGCGACTGCTCGATCCAGCGGCGCAACCAGAAGGTCATCGAGGAGTCCGCCTCCCCGGTGCTCTCCGTGGAGCAGACCGCCGAACTGAAGGCCGCCGCCGAGCGGCTCGCGCTCGCCGTGGACTACCGCGGCGCGGGCACCGTCGAGTTCCTGTACCACCCCGGCGAGAAGCTGTTCGCCTTCCTCGAGGTGAACACCCGCTTGCAGGTGGAGCACCCGATCACCGAGGCCACCACCGGCGTCGACCTGGTCAAGGCGCAGTTGCACGTCGCGGGGGGCGGCAAGCTCGAAGGCGAGCCGCCCGCCGAACTGGGGCACGCGATCGAAGCCCGGCTCAACGCCGAGGACCCCGACCGCGACTTCGCCCCCTCGCCCGGCCGCATCGTCCGGCTCGACCTGCCCGCCGGGCCCGGGATCCGGGTGGACACCGGGGTCAGCGAGAACGACACCATCCCGGCCGACTTCGACTCGATGATCGCCAAGATCATCGCCTACGGCCGCGACCGCGACGAAGCGCTCGGCAGGCTCCGGCGCGCGATGGCGCAGACCACGGTGATCATCGAGGGCGGGGCCACCAACAAGAGCTTCGTGCTCGACCTGCTCGAGCAGCCGGAGGTGCTCGACGCCTCCGCCGACACCGGCTGGATCGACCGCGTCCGCGGCGAAGGCAGGCTGGTCACGCACAAGAACTCCGCGGTCGCGCTGGCCGCCGCGGCCATCGAGGCCTACGAGGACGAAGAAGAGGTCGCCCGGCAGCGGCTGCTGTCCAGCGCGCACGGCGGCCGTCCGCAGGTGCAGCTGGAAAGCGGCAGGCCGCTGGAGCTGAAGCTGCGGGGCGCCGGCTACAAGGTGCAGGTCTCGCGAGTCGGGCCGCAGCGATTCCGCGTCGGCGTCTCCGGTGGCGACGGCGAACCGCACGCGGCCGACGTCGAGATCGACCGCTTCGACCGCTTCACCGGCCAGATCACCGTCAGCGGGCAGCGGTTCCGCCTGGTCTCGGCCAGCCACGGCCCGATCCACCTGGTCGAGGTGGACGGCGTGGCGCACCGGATCAGCCGCGACGAGGGCGGCGTCGTCCGCTCCCCCGCGCCCGCGCTCGTGGTGGCCACGCCGCTGGAGGTCGGCGCCGAGGTCGAGGCGGGCGCTCCGGTGCTGGTGCTGGAAAGCATGAAGATGGAAACCGTGCTGCGGGCGCCGTTCCGCGCGCGGCTCAAGGAGTGCGCGGTCTCGGTGGGCAGCCAAGTGGAGACCGGCGCGCCGCTGCTGCGCCTGGAACCGCTCGGCGACGACGACGCCCAGGCCGACGACGCCACCGACAGCGTGGCGATCGACCTGCCGGCCGAACCGGCCGGCGTGCCCGCGCAGGACCGGGTTTCGCGTGGTCTCGAGGATCTGCGCAACCTCCTGCTCGGTTTCGACGCGGACCCGGTCGACGGCCGCCGCGTGCTGAACGGCTACCTCGCCGCGCGCGCCGAACTGGTCACGGCGGGCGGTCGTCCGCTGGCTGGCGAGCTGGATCTGCTCACCGTCTTCGCCGACCTGTCCGAGCTGAGCCGGAACCGCCCGGCGCTCGACGAGTCCAGTCCGGACTCCCGGGTGCACAGCCCGCGTGAGTACTTCCACACCTACCTGCAGAGCCTGGACGTCGAGCGCGCCGGGGTGTCGGCGACCTTCCAGGAACGCCTCTCCACGGTTCTCGGCCACTACGGGGTCGGCGACCTGGAGCGCACGACCGAGCTGGAAACCGCGGTCTTCCGCGTGTTCCTGGCCCAGCAGCGAGCGGGTGCCGGTGCCGACATCGTGGCCACGCTGCTGCGGCAGTGGCTCAAGGAAGGCCCTCCCGGCGGCACGCTGCGGGACGACACCGGCCCGGCGCTCGAGCACCTCATCGCGGCCACGCAGCTGCGTTACCCCGCGGTCTCCGACCTCGCCCGCGGCGTGGTGTTCACCTGGTTCGCCCAGCCGCTGCTGCGGCGCAACCGGGCGGCGGTCTACACCTCGGTCCGCAAGCACCTGCGTCACCTCGACCAGCACCCCGACGCCCCGGACCGCGCCGAGCGGATCGCCGAAATGGTGGCCAGCACCGAACCGTTGGTGCGCCTGCTCGGGCAGCGCATCGGCCGCCCCGGCGTGGATCACGCGCCGCTGCTGGAAGTGCTGTCCCGCCGGTACTACGGCAACCGCGGGCTGTCGAACGTGCGCACCGAGCAGGCGGGCGGCTGCACCTTCGTGGTCGCCGAGAGCCAGCGGGCCGAAGGCGCCGCGCACGTGGTGACCACCGCGGTCGACTTCCCCTCGCTGGGCGCGGCGGTCCGCGCGCTGGCGGACAAGGGTGACCTGGTCGCCGACCTCTACCTCAGCTGGGACGGCCAGCCCGAGGACGCCGACGAGATGGCCGCGGAACTGCGGAAGGTGATCGCCGCCGAGGACCTGCCGAGCCGGGTTCGCCGGGTGACCACCACGGTGGCCGGGCGCAGCGGCGCGGTGATGCACCACCACTTCACCTTCCGGCCGTCGTCGGCGGGCTTCACCGAGGAACGCCTCATCCGCGGCCTGCACCCGCGCATCGCGCAGCGGATGCAGCTGGAGCGGCTGAGCAACTTCGACCTGACCCGCCTGCCCTCGCCGGACGAGGAGGCCTACCTCTTCCAGTGCGTGGCCCCGGCCAACCCGGCCGACGAGCGGCTGGTGGCGCTGGCCCAGGTCCGCGACCTGACCCCGCTGCGCGACAGCGAGGGCAGGCTGTACGCGCTGCCCGCGCTGGAGCAGGTCCTGGCCACCTGCCTGGACGCGATCCGCACCGTGCAGTCGCAGCGCCCAGCGCGCAAGCGGCTGGGCACCAACCGGATCCTCATCTACGTCTGGCCGCCGAGCGAGCTGACCATGGCCGAGGTCGACATCATCGCCCAGCGCGTGCTGCCGACCACCGCGGGCGCCGGGCTGGAGGAGGTCCTGTTCGTCGGCCGCCGCCGTGACCCGGAGACCGGCAAGCTGACCGAGGCCGCGTTCCGGATCGGCTTCGACGCCGGGCACGGCGCGCGGATGACCGTGGGCGTGCCGGAGACCGAGCCGATCGAGCCGATGGACAGCTACCGGCAGAAGGTGCTGCGCGCGAGCAGCCGCGGCACCGTGTACCCGTACGAGCTGACCGGCCTGCTCACCGGTGACGGCGGCAGCTTCACCGAGTACGACCTCGAAGACGGCAAGCTGGTGCCGGTGGACCGCCCGCGCGGCGGGAACACCGCGGCCATCGTGGCCGGGGTGGTCACCACGCCGACCCGCCGCCACCCCGAGGGCATGACCAGGGTGGTGCTGCTCGGCGACCCGACCAAGTCGCTGGGCGCGCTGTCCGAGCCGGAGTGCGCGCGGGTGATCGCCGCGCTCGACCTCGCCGAGGAACTGCGGGTGCCGCTGGAGTGGTACGCGCTGTCCTCCGGCGCGCGGATCTCGATGGGCTCGGGCACCGAGAACATGGACTGGGTGGCGGCCGCGCTCAAGCGGATCGTGCACTTCACCCAGGACGGCGGTGAGATCAACATCGTGGTGGTCGGCATCAACGTCGGCGCCCAGCCGTACTGGAACGCCGAAGCCACCATGCTGATGCACACCAAGGGCATCCTGGTGATGACCCCGGACTCGGCGATGGTGCTGACCGGCAAGCAGGCGCTGGACTTCTCCGGCGGGGTCTCGGCCGAGGACAACTTCGGCATCGGCGGCTACGACCGGGTGATGGGGCCGAACGGGCAGGCGCAGTACTGGGCGCCGAACCTGGCCGCGGCACGCGATCTGCTGATGTCCTACTACGACCACACCTACGTGCTGCCCGGCGAGTCCGGGCCGCGGCCGATCGGCACCACCGACCCGCACGACCGCGACGTCACCGGCTACCCGCACCAGGCCGAGGGCAGCGACTTCACCACCGTCGGCGAGATCTTCTCCCCGGCCACCAACCCGGACCGCAAGAAGTCCTTCGACATCCGCACGGTGATGCGCGCGGTGTCCGACCAGGACCACCCGGTGCTGGAGCGCTGGGCGGGCATGGCCGACGCGGAAACCGCCGCGGTGCAGGACGTGCACCTCGGCGGGCGGCCGGTGTGCCTGCTCGGCATCGAGTCGCGGTCGGTGCCGCGGCGCGGGTTCCCGCCCACCGACGGGCCGGACACCTACACCGCGGGCACGCTGTTCCCCCGGTCGTCGAAGAAGGCGGCCAGGGCGATCAACGCGGCCAGCGGCAACCGGCCGCTGGTGGTGCTGGCCAACCTGTCCGGCTTCGACGGTTCGCCGGAGTCGATGCGCAAGCTGCAACTGGAGTACGGCGCGGAGATCGGCCGGGCGATCGTCAACTTCGACGGCCCGATCGTGTTCTGCGTGATCTCGCGGTACCACGGCGGCGCGTTCGTGGTGTTCTCCAAGGCGCTGAACCCGAACATGACCGTGCTGGCCGTGGAGGGCTCATTCGCCTCGGTGATCGGCGGTGCCCCGGCGGCGGCGGTGGTCTTCGCCGGTGACGTGAACGCCCGCACGGCCAACGATCCGCGGGTGGCCGAGCTGGAAACCCGCGTGGCCGAGGCGACCGGTGCCGAGCGGGCCGCGCTGACCACGCGGCTCGCGGAGGTCCGCTCGTCGGTCCGCACGGAGAAGCTCAGCGAGGTGGCCACCGAGTTCGACCGGGTGCACAGCGTGCAGCGCGCGGTCGAGGTCGGTTCGGTGGACGCGATCATCAGCGCCGCGGAACTGCGGCCGAAGATCATCGAAGCGATCGAGCGCGCGTGA